Genomic DNA from Lactococcus garvieae:
GGTGTTCCAGGTGGTCAAATGAATAATACAGCAGAAATTGAAAATTACCCAGGTTATGGACAAATCATGGGCCCAGAACTTTCGATGAAAATGTATGAACCTTTGGCTGAGCTTGGTGTTGAAAATGCTTATGGTTTTGTAACATCTATTGTTGATAATGGTGACACAAAAACAATCAATACTGAAGAAGAAGCTTTCGAAACAAAAACAATTATTATCGCTACAGGAGCTAATCACCGTAAGTTAGGTGTTCCTGGTGAGGAAGAGTACGGTGCGCGTGGTGTGTCATACTGTGCGGTTTGTGACGGTGCTTTCTTCCGAGACCAAGATATCTTAGTTGTGGGTGGGGGCGATTCCGCCGTTGAAGAAGCAATCTTCTTGACACGTTTTGGTAAAACAGTAACAATCATGCACCGTCGTGACGAACTTCGTGCCCAAAAAATCATTCAAGAACGTGCTTTTTCAAACGAAAAAATCAAGTTTATTTGGGATTCTGTTCTTGAAGAAATCAAAGGTGACGAGCGTAAAATCGGATCAGTACGTTACAAAAATGTGAAAACAGGTGAAGTAACGGAAGCTGAATTTGGTGGTCTCTTTATCTATGTTGGTTTGGATGCAGTATCTGAATTTGCACGTGACTTAGGCATTACCGATGAAGAAGGCTGGATCATTACAGATGCCAGCATGAAGACAACTGTTCCTGGTATCTTTGCCGTTGGTGATGTTCGCCAAAAAGATTTCCGTCAAATCACTACAGCTGTCGGTGATGGAGCTCAAGCTGCACAAGAGGCTTATAAGTACGTGGAAGGCTAACCGATGAGAAAGAGCCCCTTCTAAGTCGAACTGAAAAGGGATTATACTCAGAGCTTGTGTCAACTTTTTTTCGAAAAGATACACAGGAAAGATAACGTATAAAGATTTTTAAAATAAAAAACTCCTACTAAGAGGGAGATAGGAACAACTCCTATGTTCACTTAGTAGGGGTTTTTATTTTGTTTTAAAACCTATCTATAGAAAAAGAGAAGGTTTTGCTGTAGTTTGAGTAAAACAAAAAGTAATGTGTACAATATAAAACAGAAATATATAGAAATCATTTCGTCATCAAAAAGATAAATGTTAAAATATTATGAGAGAGATTTTTAGTTTATTTTAAAAGACTTGACGGGGTGAACGTGATGACTTATAATCGGCCAGCACAGCACAGCACAGCACAGCACAGCACAGCACAGCACAGCACAGCACAGCACAGCACAGCACAGCACAGCACAGCACAGCACAGCACAGCACAAGCGGTAGACACCCGCCTCTTTTTACTTGCACCCAAACGCTCGGGACCTCTGGAGCGCTTTTTTCGTGCCCCGCCATAAGGCGTTAGCACGAAAGATTGAGTTAAATAGAAAAACTATAACTGTAAAGAAAGGGTATCACTATGACACCAGAAAAGAAAAAAAACCGGAGATTACGTAACTACGTCCTCCTCTCCCTCTTATTGCTCCTCATCGGAGGCACTTATGCTTTTACCGCCTTTAACCAGCGGGCCATCAATGACCGAGAAAACCAAATCGAGATTAACGTGGGTGGCCGTGTCCACGACTACTATAACCGTGACACCGAAAACAAAGATGTCTTTGTCGAAAACTACGGCGAACGTCCCATCATGGCCCGTATCCGCTTGTCGGAGTTTTTAGAAACCCGCCAAACAGGTCAAGACAGCTGGACTCAGCTTGTAGCGGGAACAGAGCGTAACAACTTGGACTCCTGGACCACATGGATGCCTAATGCCACCAATATCAATGACCGACTCAACACCGACCCGTCCAATGCTTTTGACCGCTATGCCCGCCTGACTTTTGGCTGGAGCCGTGAAGGCCGAGATGCCCCATGGTACATGCCAACCTTCAACCATGACAACATGGATCAGATGACAGCAGCCGCAGGCCATGCCCGGGACTACATCGCAGGAGGGGGTGCAACAGATGCGACCACTGATGGCGCGACGCATCCCGGAGATGGAACCGACGATTATTGGTCGGAAACAGACAGCTTTGACAACAGTGCGCTCACTTGGCCGGGCGAAGCCATCACCAATGATGCGGCCCAAAACCTCCACCAGCAACGTGCCCCAATGACCATCGAGCAGTGGGCGCAACTCCAACCTAATCAACAAATCGGTGACTTCTGGGTGGTGGATTACCAAACAGGCTGGGCTTACTGGGCCTCACTCCTAGAACCTGGTGAAGCGACTTCTTACCTGCTGGATGCGGCAGAGATGACGGCGGCTATCGAAGATACAGTCTTCAATGGCTCTTACTACTATGGGATTCATGTGGAGAGTGGACTGGTCAGTCCCGACAACAGTGACGACTTCCTACCTGATGGCGATTCACGCTTAGCCGACTTCCTCACAGGTATCCGAAATAACTCGATGATTGACAGTGGCAACCCACGCCCAGATATTGATTCTCCACCTTCCGATTTTAACTTTGGGGCCATGCATCCGGGACGTGTCTTTACTATGTCAGGGGAACAGTACCGTTATCTGGAAGACATGGGCAATGGCAACCACATGATTATCCGTAATAATGCCATCCGTAATGTCTCTTGGAATGACCAAGAAGCGGAACTTACCGCTTGGTATAGCACTCTTGATGGCACCGTTCAAGCCATGGTCCAGCCTGTCGCCAATAGCTTTACAACAGGAGAAGTTATAGATAGTGCGGTGAATTTTACGGGTGGTGAGAGATGGATTCCCAATAACTTAACAGGCGCTGTTGCGGATGACATCACTCAAGTTGACCCAAGCGGAACCGCACGCGCCTTTGCCCTTTCACTTGCGGATGTGACCCGTTTATCTGGAGAAGGCTTAGCTTTTTCAAATCCTACACAACGTGCCTCCCAACCTCTAGGCTGGTGGTGGCTTCGTACCCCTAGTACCCCAAGTAGTGCTTGGCTCGTGCACGGTAGCGGCGGTGTTGGTCTGCTGGGTGGCGGTAATGGCAAGTCCCTTAGCTCTTCCAATGGGGGTGCCCGCCCCGCCCTCATCATCAACCAACCCACAAACTAAAAATACAATCTAATAAAGAAAGAAGAAGCCAAATAGATCACCTGCTGAAAAACTCTCACTTTTATCTTTATTTGAAAGCTACTCGTCCTATCCTTCCTTTTTTGTGGTATGACATTCGTATTCTAGTAATAATTGTGTTATAATTGCAGTAGTGTAATTCTGATTAAGGAAGAAAAATATATATGGATAAAGTAATTTATGACGTTTTACTCGTCGCTATGTTGGTTATTTCTGCAATTTTAGTTATTTCGATTTTGATGCAGCCTTCAAAACAAGATGGTGCAGCTGACGCGTTTTCAGGTGGTTCGGGTGAACTTTTTGAACGACGTAAAGCCCGTGGTTTTGAAGCAGTAATGCAAAGATTTACAGCTATAACTATCGGAATTTGGTTAGTTCTTGGCTTTATTTTAGTTGTTTTATCAACAAAGTAAATTAAAAATAGCAAAGCTTATTATAAAGTGATAGCTCCTGTGTGAGTTATCATTTTTTCTTGCTTGAAATATTATAGGCAAATTTTGACAGCTGCTTAAAATTTTTTGATATAATTTACCTACACAATTTCAATTTACTCTTCAGCTTTGGAGAGTTTTTGCTTTCAATCTATCAACACTAAAAAAATCTCCCCAGTATTCTGAGGAGATTTTTTAGTTAAAGGAATAACCCACAATTAATTATAAATCTTTGCAAAAATAAACCGTGAACTTGGTCCAACCAAGAGGAGTTGTAGTGGGAGGGCAAACAGGATGTTCAATAACCATGTTTTTCCATAAAGCATCAACAAACCATTCGTTTCAGGTAATCCTTCCATGAGGATACCAAATAAAGACATGAATGTGACCATACCAAGAATCATGGCTATGGAAATAAAAATTCCGATTTGAGCGGGTGAAGGCTGCAAGTTATTTTTTTTGATGTAAGAAAAAACAATTTTTTTGGCCACAGGGCCAACGATAATCAAGTCAAGCAAAACAGCTACCAGCAAGGCAAAAGGAAAGCCTTTGGCAACGTTGAGCCAACTTTCGGTATTTATTCCGTCGGCTTTAAAAACATTATACATGGTCATGACAAAGACCATCATTCCGGCGATTAAACCTGTAAAGACAAGTTCTTCTTTAAAATTTTTAGGCATCTTATTTCTCCAATCTTTTAAGTGCACTATATAATACCATAAAAGTGGGGGCCTTCGTAAGTGAAAACATTGCGTTTCAAAAATTTTTTTTAAAAATAAAGTTTTTTACTTGACGTTTACGTTTGTAAACTATATAATACAATTATAGTTTACAAACGTAAACGAAAAAGAGAGAAAGCAGTGGATAAAATGACTGAATTGAATGTTCAAGTAAAACGATGTTGATGTGGGCTATCTCGGAATAGTGAGCAAAAGAATAAGGAGACAAAATGACAAACTATATTTTTAAGGCAGGAGACGAAAGTCTTGCTCCCGTGTTAGTTTTGCACAGTACAGGTGGCGATGAACATCAGTTGGTTCCACTTGCAGAAGATTTATTTCCTCATCATCCTATTTTGTCTATACGTGGGCGAGTGAGTGAGCAAGGGGTAAATCGCTATTTTAGGCTCAAAGGACAAGGTTTTACAAAAGAAAACTTTGATTTGGAGTCTTTGGAAAAAGAGTCACAGTGGTTAGTGCAAGAAGTTCAACGCTTAGGTGCACAACATCATCTCGATCTTTCAAAGCTTATTGTGATAGGTTATTCTAACGGTGCCAATGTCGCGCTCTATATGCAGCTCAAGGGTCTGATTCAGTTTGACAAAGTTTTGGCTTTCCATGCCATGCAACTGACCGAAGTAGATGAGCCTGCTCTTGCTGATGACAGTAAAGTCTTTCTGACACATGCGGACAATGACCCTCTTGTGAGTCGCCAAAATCTTAAAGAGCTTTCTTCCGACTTAGAAAAAACCGAATGTGAGCTTGAAATTTTTAAAGCCAACTTTGGCCACCAGTTAAGCAATGAAGAACTTTTGGCAGCAAAAAAATGGTTAGCAGTATGAAGAAAAAGATAAGTTTCCAAGAATATGTCTTTCCAATAAAAAAAATAATAGATAAAATGAAAAAAGAGGAAAACCCAATGAATACAGAAATCGAAAAACAAAACATCCTTGGCGGTGTCCACCACGTTACAGCAATCACATCAAGTGCTCAAAAGAATTATGACTTCTTTACGAATATCTTAGGTCTTCGCTTGGCTAAATTAACAGTCAATCAAGATGATTATGAGACTTATCACCTTTACTTCACAGGGGAAGATGGGAAGAGTCCAAATATGACTTTCTTTGACTTTAAAGATATTCCAAAAGGCATGCATGGAGCAAATAATATCGAACGTGCGTCATTCCGAGTGCCTTCTGATGAGTCACTCGCCTATTGGGCTGAACGTTTTGAAAAAGCACATGTCAAACATGGTGAGGTTAATGTAAAATTTGGCAAGAAGACTTTGGAGTTTGAAGATTTTGATGGTCAAAAATATCAGTTGATTTCTGATCAAGAAAATACTGGGGATGAAGCACTTGACCGTTCATGGGTTCTCTCTAATGTTGCGCCTGAACATGGCATTATTGGGATGGGACCAGTTTTTGTAAAAGTAACGGATACTTATAACCTTCGTACGATTTTGGAAACGGTCTTTGGTTTCCGTTATGCTGGTCAAGAAAATAAATTGCATCTTTTCGAAGTTGCAAATGGAGGCAATGGTGCCGCCTTGATTATTGAAGAAGCGGAAGAGAACGAACGTTTTGCTTATCAAGGTTATGGTACGATTCACCATCTGGCTTTGGGCACGACAAATCCTGATACTTTGAAATACTGGATTGACCGTATTCAAGCTTTCCGTTTGCCTCACTCAGGCTTAGTTGATCGTTTCTATTTTTCAAGTGAATATGTACGTGTAGCACCAGGGGTTCTCTTTGAGATTGCTACATATACGCCAGGTATTGGCGCTCTTGATATGGCAGAGTCTGGTGAAGGCGCTGTTGACAGTTATGAAGAAGCTTTGATTACTTCAGGTTTCTGGATTGATGAAACAAAAGAAGAAGCGGGTAAAGATTTAAGCTTACCTCCACATCTTTTCCCAGAAGATGAGGCGGTTAAAGCACGTACAGCAGCGAGCTTACGTCCGCTAGATACTTCAGATACGATGCGTGACCGTCGTCAAGATGAATTATGGACCGTCGAAAAAGTTGTTGAACGCAAAGAAGGAGAAAGCCTAGAAGGTTTTGAAAAACGCTACATTGGCCAAGCGTAAAATAAAAATGGAACTGACCGATAAGGCCGTTCCATTTTTTTATTATTAAAGATTAAAGCGATAGCCGACACCCCAGACGGTCTCGATAGGTATGGTAGCTAATCCTGCTTTTTTGAGCTTTTCTCTGATTCTTTTTACATGTACGACTACAGTAGCTACATCTGTATCGAAAATATCCATGTCCCAGATTTGTTCAAACAGGCTTTCCTTACTCCAGACACGATTGGGATGCTCCATCAGAAAAAGAAGCAATTGAAATTCCTTTTTAGTCATGACTATTTCTTTTTCAAACACATATACTTTATGGGAGGATTTGTTGATTGAAAGATTGGTGTGGCTAATAGTGTCTTGAGAAGCTTCAGGTTTCAAAAGTTTATAGTTATGAATGTGCGCTTTCACGCGCGCCACCAGTTCGTTAGGACTGAAGGGTTTAATCATATAATCGTTTGCTCCTAAGCCCAGACCACGAATTTTATCGATATCTTCCTTCTTTGCTGAGACAATCATAATCGGAGTTTGCTTTTCTTCACGAATAGCTTTACAGATGTCAAAGCCATTAATGCCGGGTAACATGACATCCACCAAAATCATATCAAAATCAAGATTTAGAGCAGCTTCTAAACCCGCTCGTCCATCCGTTTCGATAACAGCTTCCATATCATTGATTTCTAAATAATCTTTTTGCAAGTTGGCAATACTGAAGTCATCTTCAATAATCAATATTCTATCTTTCATACAGACTCCTCATATTTCTGGCAGTATAATAATAAACCGTGTTCCTTTGCTTAAGGTACTTTCTACATGAATTGATCCTTTATGCTGTTCAATAATTTGTTTTACAATACTCAAGCCTAAACCACTGCCCTTGATTTGAGAGCTTCTTGACTTGTCCGAGCGGTATAAGCGATCAAAAACATGAGGAATATCTTCATCCGCTATGCCGATGCCATTGTCTTCAAAAGTAAATTTGATACCCTTAGTAGTCTGAGTAAGAGTGAAAGTAAGTTGTAAATCATGGGCGCTACTGCGGAACTTTAGACTATTTTGTATCAAGTTTTGCATGACCCGATCAAAGTAAGAGACATCAAGCATAACATAGATGTCCTTTTCAGGAAAATGTGTCATCACCCGGACATCATCGGTCCATGAAAGTTCATCTACATATTTCTGCAAGTAGGATATAAAATTAATTTTACTATAATTTAAGTTGAGACTGTCAATATCTAGCTTGGAATACAAGAAGAGTTCATCGATTAATTCATTCAAGATGAGGCTTTTTTCATGGATTGTTTCTAAATAGTTCTCTCTTTTTTCGGGTGTATTTGCAATATTTTCCTGCAGGCCTTCTACATAACCGAGGATGGACGTGATTGGAGTCTTTAAATCATGGGAGATATTGGCCATCAATTCTTTGCGATTCTCTTCATATTTTTTTTGCACTTTTCGAGACTCTTGTAAGTCGCTCCACATCTGATAGAGACTTTCTTTTAGTTGTTCGACTTCTTTTGCCCCTTTGGTTGAATCAGAGAAGGGATTTTCTGTTAGCTCACCGTTTTGATTCACAAGATAGCGTGCATCTTTTTCGAGATTAATCAGAGGATTTATAACTGTTTTCGAGAGACGTTTGCTGATGAACCAGAAAATAAGGAGTGCTAAGATAAAAATAAACAAAATCATCCATATACCCCAGCGAATAAAGAATTCAAATAAGTTATTTTGTCTTTTCAAAATCATAAAATCACCGTATGTACCGTCCTTATACATGAAATTATATTTAATATAATTGTAAAAGCGACCATTATTATCAACGGTTCCTGCCGAGTCGAGATTACTTTCATCGTATTCAGGAATATGAACATAGAGAGAAGAAGTTCTTAAGGTGTGAGAATGATATGTTATTTCGTTACCCTTTCGAATAACGATATTTAAGTTTTTACTTTCAATATCTTGGATTACTTTTTTTGTTTCGTCATGGAGAGGGGGTTCAAGTAAATCAGGAGAATTTTTGACAAACTTTTGCATGTCAAGGAAACTTTCTCTTTCTTCCTCGGTAAAAGGATGCTTCGTAGTCAGTATGCTGTATATTGTTTTGAGAGAAGGGACTTGACCTAAGGTACTGTAAGAAACAACAGAAAAGATTAAAAATATAGAAATTAATGTTACTGCTATGGCACTTATATAGGTCGTGATAAATCGATTTTTTATGGTCATACACTGTCCTTAATTGATAGGCTATAAGTTTATATTTTGTTTATAATTTAGACATTTGGAGTTTATTTTTACTTGTTATAATTAATTATACAATAAAAGAGGAGGAGATTTTATGAAAATTCAAAAAATAGTTTTACTTTCATCCGTGTTAGCCCTTGGCGTTCTTGCAGATGACTATCTGTCTCAGGAAGTGGTACAAGCCAATCATGTCTCACAACTTGCATCAAACCCGAAACAGCACACAAGTCTGGGGGAGCACTACGAAAAAACTTTGTCACAGACAAACTGGCAAGGGACGAGAGTTTATGATGCGCGTGGCAATGACTTAACCGCAGAAAACAGCAATTTCATTGGGCTTGCGAAGTACGACAGCAAGACAGGCTTTTATGAATTCTTTGACAAAACTACCGGCAAAACCCGAGGAGATGAAGGGACATTCTTTGTCACAAACGATGGTGCGAAACGTGTCTTGATCTCTTCGACTCAAAATTATCAAGCAGTCGTGGATATCACCGAATTAAACTCTCGTAAGTTTACTTATAAACGCATGGGTGTAGATAAAAAGGGGCAAGCGGTTGAAGTTTATGTTGAGCATGTACCTTATAAAGCTAAAAATCTGAAATTTACGCATGGACGTGAAAAATTAAAAACGCAAACAGGAAAAATCGACAAATCCCGCCCTGGCAGCCAGATTCTAGGAAAAACTCTCTGGAATGGAACAGTTGTGCTTGATGAAAAAGGTAATGATGTGACCAAAGAAAATCAAATGTTTATTAGTTTAGCAAAATTTGATGCTAAAACCAGTAGATATGAATTCTTTGATAAAAGCACAGGGGTTACGCGTGGTGATTTTGGATACTTTGATGTTATCTTCAAAAATAAAATAAGAAGCCATGTATCTATCGGACAAAATAAATATGGAGCCGTTCTAGAGATTACAGAGCTTAATTCGAAGAAATTTACATATAAACGCATGGGTAAAGATGCAGCAGGGAAGGATATTGTTGTTTACGTGGAACATGAACCTTACAAGGGTACTTTACAACCTGGATTCACCTTTTAACTCAAAAAACACCATCTAGAAAATTGTACTTTCTAGATGGTGTTTTGTTTTGTCACGGGAGGATTAATATGCATTCACATCTTGTGAGGTATCTGTCATCGCATCATTTAGTCCAGATAATAATTGTGATACGGCCATGGCATCTTTGGCAGAGGGTTCTGTGATAGAAGCCTTGGACTTGCTTGCTTTAGCAGTAGTGGAGATTTTAAATTGAGCACTTGTTTTGCCATCTTTCGACTGAATATTTCCTCGAATCTTAGCTTCAGACTCATGTGTTTTAGCATTTAAAGTAGTTTCAACATCTAGAGACTTGATATCCGTATATTTTTCTAGATTATCAATCATCGGTTGGATTTGTGCTTTGTTAGTGTCAGTCAAGCTCTTTTTTAAATAAGCAAGCACATCGTCACCATCACCAGAAAGCTTCATGGTCGTTTTATCCCCTGATTTAGTGAAAGCTTTTTCGGGAATATCTTTGAAATTTTTTTCAATCTCTTCTTTATTTACCTTTGATTCTTTGAATAACTGATTATAAGTTGTGGACCATGTATCATCGGCGCCTGTTTGGGAAGCCATGCCGCTTTCCATTGATTTGCTATCGATAAGGAGATATTTTTGTTCAAGTTGCCCTAGAAATGCCCCGTAAAACCCGATATAAGGATTTTCTGTTTGGAACTGGTCGATGAGGGATTTGATTTGAGAGTTTTCGAAATAAATCCCTTCTTTACCAAGAAGCATATTGAGCTTGACATCTTGGTCTGAAATTTTTGTTTCCGTATTAACGGCCACTGCTTTATTTTTATAATCAACATTTGCCTTAATATTAAGTGAGGAGTTATCAAAAAGTTTATTAATATCTTCACTTGCAGCCTCACCTTGCATATCAAAACTCTCAAATTTTATAGTAATATCTTGAGAATTATAGTTTTTAGATTGATTGCTTAAGGAAGAATAATTATCAATGTAAGTTTGCTTGGGCGATTTGGAATTAGAACAAGCAGCTAAGGTAAAACTTGTAAAGATTGCTGCGCCAATTAATAGGGATTTTTTCATGAGGGCTCCTTAATTTAAGTTTCAGTTAATTTTAAGATAATATTTTCACAAAGTCAAGTTGTAGGCATTATTTTAAATCTGTTTATGCAAAAACTTGAATAATTATACAAGAAAATATATAATAAGTGTCGTATTAAAGTAGAAGAAGGATTACTATGTCATCGCAACTT
This window encodes:
- a CDS encoding sensor histidine kinase, giving the protein MTIKNRFITTYISAIAVTLISIFLIFSVVSYSTLGQVPSLKTIYSILTTKHPFTEEERESFLDMQKFVKNSPDLLEPPLHDETKKVIQDIESKNLNIVIRKGNEITYHSHTLRTSSLYVHIPEYDESNLDSAGTVDNNGRFYNYIKYNFMYKDGTYGDFMILKRQNNLFEFFIRWGIWMILFIFILALLIFWFISKRLSKTVINPLINLEKDARYLVNQNGELTENPFSDSTKGAKEVEQLKESLYQMWSDLQESRKVQKKYEENRKELMANISHDLKTPITSILGYVEGLQENIANTPEKRENYLETIHEKSLILNELIDELFLYSKLDIDSLNLNYSKINFISYLQKYVDELSWTDDVRVMTHFPEKDIYVMLDVSYFDRVMQNLIQNSLKFRSSAHDLQLTFTLTQTTKGIKFTFEDNGIGIADEDIPHVFDRLYRSDKSRSSQIKGSGLGLSIVKQIIEQHKGSIHVESTLSKGTRFIIILPEI
- the trxB gene encoding thioredoxin-disulfide reductase; protein product: MTEQIYDVVVIGAGPAGMTAAMYSARSEMKTLLLERGVPGGQMNNTAEIENYPGYGQIMGPELSMKMYEPLAELGVENAYGFVTSIVDNGDTKTINTEEEAFETKTIIIATGANHRKLGVPGEEEYGARGVSYCAVCDGAFFRDQDILVVGGGDSAVEEAIFLTRFGKTVTIMHRRDELRAQKIIQERAFSNEKIKFIWDSVLEEIKGDERKIGSVRYKNVKTGEVTEAEFGGLFIYVGLDAVSEFARDLGITDEEGWIITDASMKTTVPGIFAVGDVRQKDFRQITTAVGDGAQAAQEAYKYVEG
- a CDS encoding DUF2798 domain-containing protein → MPKNFKEELVFTGLIAGMMVFVMTMYNVFKADGINTESWLNVAKGFPFALLVAVLLDLIIVGPVAKKIVFSYIKKNNLQPSPAQIGIFISIAMILGMVTFMSLFGILMEGLPETNGLLMLYGKTWLLNILFALPLQLLLVGPSSRFIFAKIYN
- a CDS encoding DUF4822 domain-containing protein, which codes for MKIQKIVLLSSVLALGVLADDYLSQEVVQANHVSQLASNPKQHTSLGEHYEKTLSQTNWQGTRVYDARGNDLTAENSNFIGLAKYDSKTGFYEFFDKTTGKTRGDEGTFFVTNDGAKRVLISSTQNYQAVVDITELNSRKFTYKRMGVDKKGQAVEVYVEHVPYKAKNLKFTHGREKLKTQTGKIDKSRPGSQILGKTLWNGTVVLDEKGNDVTKENQMFISLAKFDAKTSRYEFFDKSTGVTRGDFGYFDVIFKNKIRSHVSIGQNKYGAVLEITELNSKKFTYKRMGKDAAGKDIVVYVEHEPYKGTLQPGFTF
- a CDS encoding VOC family protein, with translation MNTEIEKQNILGGVHHVTAITSSAQKNYDFFTNILGLRLAKLTVNQDDYETYHLYFTGEDGKSPNMTFFDFKDIPKGMHGANNIERASFRVPSDESLAYWAERFEKAHVKHGEVNVKFGKKTLEFEDFDGQKYQLISDQENTGDEALDRSWVLSNVAPEHGIIGMGPVFVKVTDTYNLRTILETVFGFRYAGQENKLHLFEVANGGNGAALIIEEAEENERFAYQGYGTIHHLALGTTNPDTLKYWIDRIQAFRLPHSGLVDRFYFSSEYVRVAPGVLFEIATYTPGIGALDMAESGEGAVDSYEEALITSGFWIDETKEEAGKDLSLPPHLFPEDEAVKARTAASLRPLDTSDTMRDRRQDELWTVEKVVERKEGESLEGFEKRYIGQA
- the secG gene encoding preprotein translocase subunit SecG, whose translation is MDKVIYDVLLVAMLVISAILVISILMQPSKQDGAADAFSGGSGELFERRKARGFEAVMQRFTAITIGIWLVLGFILVVLSTK
- a CDS encoding response regulator transcription factor, with amino-acid sequence MKDRILIIEDDFSIANLQKDYLEINDMEAVIETDGRAGLEAALNLDFDMILVDVMLPGINGFDICKAIREEKQTPIMIVSAKKEDIDKIRGLGLGANDYMIKPFSPNELVARVKAHIHNYKLLKPEASQDTISHTNLSINKSSHKVYVFEKEIVMTKKEFQLLLFLMEHPNRVWSKESLFEQIWDMDIFDTDVATVVVHVKRIREKLKKAGLATIPIETVWGVGYRFNL
- a CDS encoding alpha/beta hydrolase, coding for MTNYIFKAGDESLAPVLVLHSTGGDEHQLVPLAEDLFPHHPILSIRGRVSEQGVNRYFRLKGQGFTKENFDLESLEKESQWLVQEVQRLGAQHHLDLSKLIVIGYSNGANVALYMQLKGLIQFDKVLAFHAMQLTEVDEPALADDSKVFLTHADNDPLVSRQNLKELSSDLEKTECELEIFKANFGHQLSNEELLAAKKWLAV